A part of Streptomyces sp. NBC_01451 genomic DNA contains:
- a CDS encoding TOBE domain-containing protein, protein MQSYTIGQAARLLGVSPDTARRWADAGRVKTHRDEGGRRLIDGRDLAAFSIELANSGPGTGSGEEEPSYTSARNAFSGIVTAVKLGDVAAQVEIQAGPHRLVSLLTREAVEELGLEVGVEATARVKSTSVHIDRT, encoded by the coding sequence ATGCAGTCCTACACCATTGGTCAGGCCGCCCGTCTGCTGGGCGTGAGCCCCGACACCGCGAGGCGGTGGGCGGATGCGGGCCGGGTGAAGACCCACCGCGACGAGGGTGGGCGGCGGCTGATCGACGGACGGGATCTGGCCGCCTTCTCGATCGAGCTGGCCAACTCCGGTCCGGGCACCGGCTCCGGCGAGGAGGAGCCGTCGTACACCTCCGCCCGCAACGCCTTCTCCGGCATCGTCACCGCCGTGAAGCTGGGCGACGTCGCCGCACAGGTCGAGATCCAGGCGGGTCCGCACCGGCTGGTGTCGCTGCTGACCCGGGAGGCGGTGGAGGAGCTGGGCCTTGAGGTCGGTGTGGAGGCGACGGCCCGGGTGAAGTCGACGAGC